CCATACCAGTCATAATAACTAAATAGCTATTACTACCTTTTCATATATACAAATTAATTTACTTTATCATAAATAACTAGTCTATGAAATGTCCATCCTAAATCCTTATAATATTTAAGGTTTTTATAGGTAGCACCATTAGGGTCGATTACTCCATAATCATCCCATGAAAGGCCATCACCTATTACGGACTTAACTAATACAAAATGAGTCCCATCATCAGGTTTTTTAAAACCAACAATTACAGGATTATCATCTTGTAAAGCTGCTACTGTTGCATTAATAACATCAGAATCACTAGGATACTCTTTAAATGTTACTAATTCAGCTTTTCCATCTGAGCCTAACTCTGCCGCTCTATACCAATGTATAGGACACGCATAGTCACCTAAATCTTCATTTAATTTACCTGGGTCTGTATTAATTCCAAAATAACGAAATACCATGGCAACAGAGGTTAAAGCACATCCATAGTGGTCAATTGATAAACCGTCAGTTTCCATTATATCATCTTTCCATTCTGGGTCATGTTGATCAAACGCTAATACAGGTAAACTAATATTAAGTACAGACTGTATACCTACACTACCACTTCTATTTAAGCTAGTGTCTAAGTATTTACTAAATTCGCCTTCTGGTGCTATATCTTTAATTATAACAGGTTCATTATTAGCAAATACCATTGTACCTATATTTAATAATAAAGCAAATATCAT
This genomic window from Caldisalinibacter kiritimatiensis contains:
- a CDS encoding C39 family peptidase, translating into MKKIVSMLMIFALLLNIGTMVFANNEPVIIKDIAPEGEFSKYLDTSLNRSGSVGIQSVLNISLPVLAFDQHDPEWKDDIMETDGLSIDHYGCALTSVAMVFRYFGINTDPGKLNEDLGDYACPIHWYRAAELGSDGKAELVTFKEYPSDSDVINATVAALQDDNPVIVGFKKPDDGTHFVLVKSVIGDGLSWDDYGVIDPNGATYKNLKYYKDLGWTFHRLVIYDKVN